A genomic segment from Neobacillus sp. YX16 encodes:
- a CDS encoding HpcH/HpaI aldolase/citrate lyase family protein: MKYFTYFYENELKALFFQSPKDFNKYSDRELLSYGLGATLYMPATRPNIHQDLLSKKHEGLTSLVIDLEDAVGDIEVEKAEVLLVEELLKLYGEINKKYLTIDDLPLMFIRIRNIEQLKRIKEQLGNAIGLLTGVVLPKFNTESGEALLAEVANIHTEYKPFYAMPILESDKIIQKETRMTELMSIKHLLDQYKNNILNVRIGATDFCGLYGIRRSVDTTVYEIAVLRDCIADIINVFQRSESPYVISGPVWEYFNSKPRMLKPQLRQTPFRERYGDEGLKWRAELIDQNLDGLIREVLMDIANGLTGKTIIHPTHIKAVQALNVVTYEEYIDACSIVEAANGEIGVKKSNFSNKMNEIKPHLFWARKILLKSQLYGVLHEGYTNIDLIKKDVYVYNS; this comes from the coding sequence ATGAAGTATTTTACTTATTTTTATGAAAATGAGCTTAAGGCATTATTTTTTCAAAGTCCTAAGGACTTTAACAAGTACAGTGATCGGGAGCTTTTATCTTATGGTCTAGGTGCAACGCTATATATGCCGGCAACTCGTCCAAACATTCATCAAGACCTCCTCTCAAAAAAGCATGAAGGATTAACTTCGCTCGTTATCGATCTTGAGGATGCTGTTGGCGATATTGAAGTTGAAAAAGCGGAAGTATTGCTAGTAGAGGAATTGCTTAAGCTATATGGTGAAATCAACAAAAAATATTTAACGATTGACGATTTACCTCTTATGTTTATCCGAATTCGGAATATAGAGCAGCTTAAAAGAATCAAGGAACAATTAGGGAATGCGATTGGATTGTTAACGGGAGTGGTTTTACCGAAATTTAATACGGAATCTGGTGAAGCTTTATTAGCTGAGGTTGCAAATATACATACAGAATACAAGCCTTTTTATGCCATGCCTATTCTTGAAAGTGATAAAATAATACAAAAAGAAACAAGAATGACCGAATTAATGTCGATTAAACATCTCCTGGATCAGTATAAGAATAATATTTTGAATGTTCGAATTGGGGCTACAGATTTCTGCGGGTTATATGGAATTCGTAGAAGTGTAGATACCACGGTCTACGAGATTGCTGTTTTACGAGATTGCATTGCTGATATTATTAATGTTTTTCAACGATCGGAAAGCCCCTATGTGATTTCAGGACCGGTCTGGGAGTATTTCAACTCGAAACCAAGAATGTTAAAACCACAGCTAAGGCAAACTCCTTTTCGCGAACGATATGGTGACGAAGGTTTGAAATGGCGTGCTGAACTAATTGACCAAAATTTGGACGGTCTTATCAGAGAGGTCTTAATGGACATTGCCAATGGGCTAACGGGAAAAACAATTATTCATCCTACCCATATTAAAGCAGTCCAGGCCCTCAATGTTGTAACATACGAAGAATACATCGATGCTTGTTCGATTGTTGAAGCGGCAAACGGTGAAATTGGTGTGAAAAAGAGTAATTTTTCCAATAAGATGAATGAAATTAAGCCCCATTTATTTTGGGCAAGAAAAATTCTATTAAAATCTCAGCTTTACGGGGTGCTGCATGAAGGATACACAAATATCGACCTTATCAAAAAAGACGTATACGTATACAATTCTTGA
- a CDS encoding phosphoribosyltransferase family protein: MKDTQISTLSKKTYTYTILDSINVDIEVTANHYQLPLDDLFTMAARINKKRSFLFVSKVLGKHLPIHPQKGLLTAALLAASYAERIKGLNAQVTEELINTFIQKESQFQSKAFIPSSVNPVVIGFAETATALGHAFFDCFEGAEFFHTTREEISSLTPCITFEEEHSHATSHRCYIPLNMINNDREIILVDDEMTTGKTAINIIQSIHAQFPRKEYTVVSILDWRSAENKQQFAQLEKTLGVTINIVSLISGEVQVEESGKLQEQEQPLTYQGIELSIEEVSLSDFFDKTCTSINNSTPLIKETGRFGTDSHDNKVLHKKISDAAAVLRQHRTGGKTLCLGTGEFMYMPMKLAAEMGSNVFYQSTTRSPIYIQDIEGYGARHGISFPNPEDQDVAHFVYNIPPGEYDELFVFLEREVPAENLRPFLKQVEKLQIKSIKIVFFSHSLG; the protein is encoded by the coding sequence ATGAAGGATACACAAATATCGACCTTATCAAAAAAGACGTATACGTATACAATTCTTGACAGTATTAACGTTGATATTGAAGTAACTGCTAACCATTATCAGTTGCCTCTTGACGACCTGTTTACAATGGCAGCAAGAATTAATAAAAAACGTTCGTTTTTATTTGTCAGTAAAGTTCTTGGAAAGCATTTGCCCATTCATCCACAAAAAGGTCTGTTAACAGCCGCATTACTTGCAGCAAGCTATGCAGAAAGAATCAAAGGATTGAATGCTCAGGTTACAGAAGAATTAATAAACACTTTTATTCAGAAAGAATCACAGTTTCAAAGTAAAGCCTTTATCCCTAGCTCTGTTAACCCGGTAGTTATCGGATTCGCTGAGACTGCTACCGCACTTGGGCACGCTTTTTTTGATTGCTTTGAAGGTGCAGAGTTTTTTCACACGACGCGAGAAGAGATAAGTAGTTTAACACCTTGTATAACCTTTGAAGAAGAGCATTCTCACGCTACCTCGCATCGCTGCTATATTCCGCTCAACATGATCAATAATGATCGTGAAATTATCTTAGTTGATGATGAAATGACCACGGGAAAAACAGCCATCAATATTATTCAATCCATCCATGCCCAGTTTCCTAGGAAGGAATATACTGTTGTATCAATTTTGGATTGGCGTTCAGCGGAAAACAAACAACAGTTTGCACAGTTAGAAAAAACACTTGGGGTAACGATTAACATCGTGAGCTTGATAAGTGGAGAGGTTCAAGTTGAAGAGAGTGGTAAGCTTCAAGAACAAGAGCAGCCGCTTACGTATCAAGGAATTGAACTGTCTATTGAAGAAGTCTCATTATCTGATTTCTTTGATAAAACTTGTACCTCAATTAATAATTCAACTCCTCTTATCAAGGAAACAGGCCGCTTTGGGACAGATAGCCATGATAATAAAGTACTTCATAAGAAAATAAGTGATGCAGCTGCTGTGTTAAGACAGCACAGAACGGGAGGAAAAACTCTTTGTTTAGGAACTGGGGAATTCATGTATATGCCAATGAAATTGGCTGCGGAAATGGGAAGTAATGTTTTCTATCAATCCACGACTAGAAGTCCCATCTATATTCAAGATATAGAAGGCTATGGGGCAAGACATGGAATCAGTTTTCCTAATCCAGAGGACCAGGATGTTGCCCATTTCGTATACAATATTCCGCCCGGAGAATATGACGAATTATTTGTTTTTTTAGAAAGAGAAGTACCTGCTGAAAACCTTAGGCCATTCTTAAAACAAGTAGAAAAATTACAGATAAAGTCGATTAAAATCGTCTTTTTCTCACATTCATTGGGGTGA
- a CDS encoding conserved virulence factor C family protein has protein sequence MKIKAIEPTPSPNTMKIILDQELPMGKSHNYKKETSAQAPAIIQSILQIEGIKGVYHVADFLAVERNAKFDWKDLLPQVRHAFGETAERATESKTKLDEHFGEIKVEVQMFKDIPLQVKLTDGTTEKRFGMPEYFLKARERAQLRDENYILLRRWDQQGVRYGEFDQIGQEVVEELIAAYPTQRLEDLVSKAQTKESATKPIPIRERRKVTLESLDNPDWQIRYQLLEQMDDPELEDLPVLEKALADEKPSIRRLATVYLGMIKDQNVLPYLYTALKDQTVTVRRTAGDCLSDLGFPEASKEMTIALQDSSKLVRWRAAMFLYEVGDEGSLPALKALENDPEFEVSMQIKMAIERIEGGEAAKGSVWKQMTEARKTDN, from the coding sequence ATGAAAATAAAGGCAATCGAACCAACTCCAAGCCCAAATACGATGAAAATAATCTTAGATCAAGAACTGCCAATGGGGAAAAGCCATAATTATAAAAAAGAAACATCCGCCCAAGCACCAGCCATTATACAAAGTATCCTTCAAATTGAGGGAATTAAAGGTGTTTATCATGTTGCTGATTTCCTTGCTGTTGAAAGAAATGCGAAGTTTGACTGGAAGGACCTATTGCCTCAAGTCCGACACGCGTTTGGCGAAACAGCTGAACGAGCAACTGAGTCCAAAACCAAACTAGATGAGCACTTTGGTGAAATCAAGGTTGAAGTCCAAATGTTTAAGGACATTCCTCTTCAGGTAAAACTGACAGATGGAACAACAGAAAAAAGATTTGGAATGCCGGAATACTTTTTAAAAGCAAGAGAACGTGCTCAGCTGCGAGATGAAAATTATATCCTGCTCCGTCGATGGGATCAGCAAGGAGTTCGCTATGGTGAATTTGACCAAATTGGTCAGGAAGTAGTCGAAGAATTAATTGCAGCTTATCCAACTCAGCGGCTTGAGGACCTAGTCTCCAAAGCCCAAACAAAGGAATCTGCAACGAAACCTATACCAATAAGAGAACGTAGAAAAGTTACCTTAGAATCGTTAGACAATCCTGATTGGCAGATTCGCTATCAGCTTCTTGAACAAATGGATGATCCTGAACTAGAGGATTTACCTGTTTTAGAAAAAGCGTTAGCAGATGAAAAGCCATCGATTCGCAGACTTGCCACGGTTTACCTAGGGATGATTAAAGACCAAAACGTATTACCATATTTATATACGGCATTAAAAGATCAGACTGTGACAGTAAGAAGGACTGCTGGAGATTGCTTATCAGACCTTGGTTTTCCTGAGGCAAGTAAAGAGATGACCATTGCACTTCAAGATTCAAGCAAACTAGTTCGTTGGCGTGCTGCGATGTTTTTGTATGAAGTGGGTGATGAGGGTTCATTGCCAGCCTTAAAGGCGCTTGAAAATGATCCTGAATTTGAGGTCAGTATGCAAATAAAAATGGCAATCGAAAGAATCGAAGGCGGCGAAGCTGCAAAAGGTTCTGTATGGAAGCAAATGACAGAAGCGCGGAAAACAGACAACTAA
- a CDS encoding cysteine protease StiP family protein, giving the protein MSIITNQPAKMGSYSEEDVLFLLKDLSVIDLEDSTVNRELRVQSGQHYSESLPIEYQPPKEYVDLFWNTTSEYKTKVALCVGIVAEQIYRLKGKQAILVSLARAGTPVGILIKRYIHLRYGVSLPHYSISIIRDRGIDENALHYILAKHPEANIQFVDGWTGKGAISIELTKACQEFGEKYQISLDDKLAVIADPGYCTTLFGTREDFLIPSACLNSTVSGLVSRTVLNTQYIGKNDFHGAKYYRELLSSDVSNEYIELIAAEFPAIMDEAEKAAIQRAKEEIKTEFLGMQDVKTIQAEFVIDSTNYIKPGVGETTRVLLRRVPWKILMRDPSSPFVKHILMLAEEKNVEVVAYPQMNYLCMGLIKSFKGTSQ; this is encoded by the coding sequence ATGTCAATCATAACCAATCAGCCTGCGAAAATGGGAAGCTATTCTGAGGAAGATGTTCTTTTTCTATTAAAGGATTTAAGTGTTATTGATCTCGAGGATTCTACCGTAAATCGGGAATTGAGAGTTCAATCTGGTCAGCATTACAGTGAATCACTGCCGATTGAATACCAGCCGCCAAAGGAATATGTAGATTTGTTTTGGAATACCACCAGTGAATATAAAACAAAGGTAGCTTTATGCGTTGGGATTGTAGCGGAGCAAATCTATCGCCTTAAAGGGAAACAAGCCATTCTTGTATCGCTTGCTAGAGCAGGGACTCCTGTTGGAATTCTGATTAAAAGATATATTCATTTACGGTACGGCGTCTCTTTACCACATTATAGTATTTCTATTATTCGTGATAGAGGAATAGATGAAAATGCACTTCACTATATCCTCGCTAAACATCCTGAAGCAAATATTCAATTTGTGGATGGCTGGACAGGAAAAGGAGCCATTTCAATAGAACTTACCAAAGCATGCCAGGAGTTTGGAGAAAAGTATCAAATCAGCCTTGATGATAAACTTGCTGTAATTGCCGATCCAGGGTATTGCACCACTCTTTTTGGCACACGGGAGGATTTTCTGATACCGAGTGCTTGTTTAAATTCGACCGTCTCAGGTCTTGTTAGTAGGACTGTACTAAACACACAATATATTGGAAAAAATGATTTTCACGGCGCTAAATATTACCGGGAGCTTCTATCTAGTGATGTCTCTAATGAATATATCGAATTGATTGCAGCTGAATTTCCAGCCATTATGGACGAGGCTGAGAAAGCCGCTATACAAAGGGCAAAAGAAGAGATTAAAACTGAATTTTTGGGTATGCAGGATGTTAAAACTATCCAAGCAGAATTTGTGATTGATAGTACGAATTATATAAAACCAGGAGTCGGGGAGACCACACGTGTCCTTCTCCGAAGAGTCCCATGGAAAATCCTAATGCGTGATCCTTCCAGCCCTTTTGTGAAACATATACTCATGCTCGCTGAAGAAAAAAATGTTGAGGTCGTTGCATATCCGCAAATGAATTATTTATGCATGGGCTTAATTAAATCGTTTAAGGGGACTAGCCAATGA
- a CDS encoding YpjP family protein, protein MNKWIRKSVVVLVSLLTFGLITPTQLINNVNAEKPNERDTFESISSGQTSYFEESRLDKEAILKELLKQAEQQSYQKFGTRIKPVIENEFREIILPNIEKALEETAAQFPTEDLVNLAITESPGKGQSEKIFNIKNSDTNSDVLRFHVRRDNPPQAGYWFNFHYHTYHDGFQSHHELGSIYWDKNTPPKWMS, encoded by the coding sequence ATGAATAAGTGGATTCGTAAATCGGTTGTCGTACTAGTTTCACTTTTAACATTTGGTCTTATTACACCGACTCAATTAATAAATAACGTTAATGCTGAGAAACCTAATGAGAGAGATACATTTGAATCAATATCATCGGGGCAGACTAGCTATTTTGAAGAATCGCGTTTAGATAAAGAAGCGATTCTAAAAGAGTTACTTAAACAAGCGGAGCAGCAGTCCTATCAAAAATTTGGGACTCGAATTAAACCTGTCATAGAGAATGAATTTAGGGAAATTATTTTGCCAAATATTGAAAAAGCCTTAGAAGAAACAGCAGCACAATTTCCAACTGAGGACTTAGTAAATTTAGCCATCACTGAGTCTCCAGGCAAAGGGCAGTCAGAGAAGATTTTCAATATCAAAAACAGTGATACAAATAGTGATGTTCTTCGGTTTCATGTTAGAAGAGATAACCCGCCGCAAGCAGGTTACTGGTTTAACTTTCATTACCATACATATCATGACGGGTTCCAAAGTCATCATGAGCTTGGATCAATCTATTGGGATAAAAATACACCGCCGAAATGGATGAGTTAA
- a CDS encoding ABC-F family ATP-binding cassette domain-containing protein — MKMLTVENVTKTYGEKQLFNNISITIGEKERVGLIGINGTGKSSLLKIIAGLDQPDDGKIITGKDYTIAFLDQQPDLDSDKTVLEQVYHGDAPILRLMREYEKTLLLLNTAPNDTKIQEDLFQLQKQMDALNAWDASTNAKSILMKLGIEDFTKKIGELSGGQKKRVALAQVLIAEPDLLILDEPTNHLDFDSVKWLEDYLSRYSGSILLVTHDRYFLDRVANRMFELDGGNLYSYKGNYAAFLEAKAIREENEAATFEKRQNLFRRELEWMRRGAKARTTKQKARIQRFDELDDKLSGGKPTGEKVDISLNGSRLGKQVFELKDASKRYEAKTILNHFDLLVKPGDRLGIIGRNGTGKSTLLNVLAKKLPLDEGEFIMGQTVKIAYYTQENEDMDENKRMIEYIKETAEVIETSDGKTLSAALMLERFLFPPFSHGTPIRKLSGGEKRRLYLLKLLMTAPNVLLLDEPTNDLDTQTLTVLEDYLEDFPGVVITVSHDRYFLDKVVDQLIVLRGEGRIDSFYGNYSEYLEKESAVEAKKTVGSSVVSAKAPEKEKKKRMTFKEKKEWEEIDDLIEKTESRLEEIAEDIGNTGSDFTKAQELMKLETELNEKLEYLIERWEYLAELAESE, encoded by the coding sequence ATGAAAATGCTCACAGTAGAAAATGTTACGAAAACGTATGGAGAAAAGCAGCTTTTTAACAATATTTCCATTACGATTGGTGAAAAAGAGCGTGTCGGCTTAATTGGTATCAATGGAACGGGAAAATCCTCTCTTTTAAAAATTATTGCTGGCCTGGATCAGCCGGATGATGGCAAGATTATTACGGGCAAGGATTACACTATTGCGTTTCTTGACCAGCAGCCAGATTTGGATTCAGATAAAACGGTTCTTGAACAAGTTTATCATGGAGATGCTCCTATTCTTAGGTTAATGCGTGAATACGAAAAGACGCTTTTGTTATTAAATACAGCTCCAAATGATACGAAGATTCAAGAGGATTTATTCCAACTGCAAAAACAAATGGATGCTTTAAATGCTTGGGATGCAAGTACAAACGCCAAATCGATTTTAATGAAACTTGGAATTGAGGATTTTACAAAGAAGATTGGTGAGCTTTCTGGGGGACAGAAGAAAAGGGTAGCCTTAGCTCAAGTACTAATTGCTGAGCCGGATTTACTGATTCTCGATGAGCCTACAAACCACCTAGACTTTGACTCTGTAAAGTGGCTCGAGGATTACTTGAGTAGATATAGCGGATCTATCCTGCTTGTCACACATGATCGATATTTTTTAGATCGGGTTGCTAATAGAATGTTCGAACTAGATGGCGGTAATCTTTATAGCTACAAAGGAAATTATGCCGCATTTCTAGAAGCAAAAGCCATCCGTGAAGAAAATGAGGCAGCAACCTTTGAAAAAAGGCAGAATCTTTTTAGACGAGAGCTTGAATGGATGAGACGTGGTGCTAAGGCACGTACAACGAAGCAAAAAGCGCGGATTCAACGTTTTGATGAACTTGACGATAAGCTTTCTGGCGGGAAGCCAACAGGTGAAAAGGTTGATATCTCATTAAATGGAAGCAGGCTTGGGAAACAGGTTTTTGAACTCAAGGATGCATCTAAGCGTTACGAAGCAAAAACAATCCTAAATCACTTTGATTTACTTGTAAAACCAGGGGATCGCCTTGGGATAATCGGCAGAAATGGAACAGGAAAGTCGACATTACTAAATGTTCTGGCTAAAAAGCTGCCGCTCGATGAAGGGGAATTCATCATGGGGCAGACGGTGAAGATTGCTTACTATACACAGGAAAATGAAGATATGGATGAGAACAAGCGGATGATTGAATATATTAAAGAAACCGCAGAGGTGATTGAGACGTCAGATGGGAAAACACTATCTGCAGCACTCATGCTCGAACGTTTTCTATTCCCGCCATTCTCCCATGGAACACCAATTCGCAAATTATCTGGCGGAGAAAAGCGCAGGTTATACTTATTGAAGCTATTAATGACGGCACCTAATGTCCTTTTGCTGGATGAGCCGACAAATGATCTAGATACACAAACATTGACGGTTTTGGAAGATTATCTTGAAGATTTCCCTGGCGTTGTGATTACCGTATCCCATGACCGATATTTCCTTGATAAAGTGGTGGATCAACTGATTGTCTTACGTGGAGAAGGCAGGATTGATTCTTTCTATGGAAATTACAGTGAATACCTAGAAAAAGAATCGGCTGTAGAAGCGAAAAAGACGGTTGGAAGCTCAGTTGTATCTGCTAAAGCTCCTGAAAAGGAAAAAAAGAAAAGAATGACCTTTAAGGAGAAAAAAGAGTGGGAAGAAATTGACGATTTGATTGAGAAAACGGAATCCCGCCTAGAAGAAATCGCAGAAGACATCGGTAACACCGGCAGCGACTTCACAAAAGCGCAGGAATTAATGAAATTAGAAACAGAATTAAACGAAAAGCTCGAGTATTTGATTGAAAGATGGGAATATCTAGCTGAATTGGCTGAAAGTGAGTAG
- a CDS encoding TerC family protein produces the protein MSVLQGILDTYAQFFNWEMWGQVLTDPVAWGLIGTLVILEGLLSADNALVLAVMVKHLPPDQRKKALFYGLLGAYVFRFIAIGVGVFLIKLWWVKILGAGYLAWLSIKYFMDKRKAAQSDEEEAHGMNQTGLLIRLFGTFWGTVVAVEIMDIAFSVDSVLAAFGVSEEIWVLLVGGMLGVLMMRGIAGVFLKLIDRIPELETSAYVLILLIAAKMLIAVFGIHLPHSVFFIIILVTFGATFVVHYMNKKKEVGKES, from the coding sequence ATGTCTGTTTTGCAAGGAATTTTAGATACGTATGCACAATTTTTTAACTGGGAAATGTGGGGGCAGGTTTTAACAGACCCTGTTGCATGGGGCTTGATTGGAACACTGGTCATCCTTGAAGGATTACTTTCTGCGGACAACGCACTTGTTTTAGCTGTAATGGTGAAACACTTACCACCTGATCAACGTAAAAAAGCACTTTTCTATGGATTATTAGGCGCCTATGTTTTCCGTTTTATCGCAATTGGGGTAGGGGTATTCTTAATTAAGCTTTGGTGGGTAAAGATTTTAGGTGCAGGGTACCTAGCATGGTTATCTATTAAGTACTTCATGGATAAACGTAAAGCAGCACAGAGTGACGAGGAAGAAGCTCATGGTATGAACCAAACAGGTCTTCTTATTCGTCTTTTTGGAACCTTCTGGGGAACAGTTGTTGCAGTTGAAATAATGGATATTGCCTTTTCTGTTGATAGTGTGCTGGCTGCCTTTGGTGTCAGTGAAGAGATTTGGGTATTATTAGTCGGCGGTATGCTTGGGGTATTGATGATGCGTGGTATTGCCGGAGTTTTCTTGAAATTAATTGATCGCATACCTGAGCTTGAAACATCTGCTTATGTCTTAATTTTATTAATAGCAGCAAAAATGCTTATCGCTGTTTTCGGTATTCACCTGCCACATTCGGTCTTCTTTATTATTATTTTAGTTACATTCGGTGCCACTTTCGTTGTTCACTACATGAACAAGAAGAAAGAAGTGGGCAAAGAATCATAA
- a CDS encoding BrxA/BrxB family bacilliredoxin → MSMAYEEYMRQMVLPMREELTRTGFQELTSAEEVENYMGNASGTTLVVVNSVCGCAAGLARPAATQAVLTSDKKPEHLVTVFAGQDKDATAKMREYFEGIEPSSPSMALLNGNKVVHFIPRHDIEGMPMESIMDNLKAAFEANC, encoded by the coding sequence ATGTCAATGGCATATGAAGAATACATGAGACAAATGGTTTTACCAATGCGTGAGGAATTAACAAGAACAGGATTCCAAGAACTTACTTCAGCTGAAGAAGTGGAAAACTACATGGGAAATGCAAGTGGTACCACACTTGTGGTTGTAAATTCAGTTTGCGGATGTGCAGCTGGACTAGCAAGACCTGCAGCAACGCAGGCTGTATTGACTAGCGATAAAAAACCAGAACATCTTGTAACCGTCTTTGCCGGCCAGGATAAAGATGCAACAGCGAAAATGCGTGAGTATTTCGAGGGCATTGAACCATCTTCTCCATCAATGGCATTGTTAAATGGAAATAAAGTGGTTCACTTTATACCTCGCCATGATATTGAGGGCATGCCTATGGAATCCATAATGGATAATTTAAAGGCAGCATTTGAGGCCAATTGTTAA
- a CDS encoding TerD family protein, translating to MAISLSKGQKVDLTKTNPGLTNVVVGLGWDTNKYDGGNDFDLDSSVFLLGENGKVTNETDFVFYNNPKGANGAVVHNGDNRTGEGDGDDEQVNINLTAIPANIQRVTFTITIHDAAARNQNFGQVSNAYARIFNEANGEELIRYDLGEDFSIETAVVVGELYRHNGEWKFSAIGSGYQGGLAALATDFGLSVG from the coding sequence ATGGCAATTAGTTTATCAAAAGGACAAAAAGTAGACTTAACAAAAACAAATCCTGGATTAACAAATGTAGTAGTTGGATTAGGCTGGGATACAAATAAATATGATGGTGGTAATGATTTCGATCTAGATTCATCCGTTTTCTTATTAGGCGAAAATGGTAAAGTTACAAACGAAACTGATTTTGTTTTCTACAATAATCCAAAAGGTGCTAACGGTGCCGTTGTACATAATGGAGATAACAGAACAGGTGAAGGTGACGGGGATGATGAGCAAGTTAATATCAATTTAACTGCAATCCCAGCTAACATTCAGCGTGTGACTTTCACGATTACGATTCATGACGCAGCCGCAAGAAACCAAAACTTTGGTCAAGTTTCCAATGCATATGCTCGTATTTTCAATGAAGCAAACGGTGAGGAACTAATCCGTTATGATTTAGGAGAAGATTTCTCTATCGAAACGGCAGTTGTAGTTGGCGAATTATACCGTCATAACGGCGAATGGAAGTTTAGCGCAATTGGCAGCGGCTATCAAGGCGGCCTTGCAGCTCTTGCTACAGACTTTGGATTATCAGTAGGATAA
- a CDS encoding YceG family protein, with amino-acid sequence MNLPYNQMNVRPISLSYENWLDMLKTPMSERPEFSIDKGTIQIGQVLGKFLGIPIDSDEYYNQLFEYVSTPDLDLHLLSENSLNKNIDNQHFQSIQKVFNIGQEQKLSINRFTAFLDGEQLLYKSKVPAIHRKVREAMIGTLELFTHREKDGLKNHELRRVLVDLIKWSMNHLNPLLESIDLQKGMPKFLWYGDMKRSQPYFVYYLMKLGCDLVIFHPDGTDVLAGYLEEEIFTHHFPNKKQAEPFPTERRNRQTTVAYRASREIETILNQEGSGLYKPWQLRDYTPSSITLKTTYDELFILGREMAMVRPGFEVETGQVKIPSLFAKIQGVSKNRKEYWDRIQNLTEFDHSLLIRQLPFTWSSSNDFRFHYRNALGRDGLLNPEVMMQAHYWPYSFLPTGLQKGIANAIRRICEKPGLKSLPGESMEEVSIYLFSQAMFTPKEIIQLMEKFDYSQHVPKLIIYNNESRGILSRSDAALILLLNQFGIDIIVYNPPGHNDIENFLQDSLFDTHWLEDVVFNLEYKEPFKLKKKFFQGILKNLRGD; translated from the coding sequence ATGAACTTACCATACAACCAAATGAATGTCCGACCTATATCCCTTTCATATGAAAATTGGCTTGATATGCTGAAAACGCCCATGTCAGAACGGCCTGAATTTTCGATAGACAAGGGAACTATTCAGATTGGGCAAGTACTGGGGAAATTCCTTGGAATTCCGATTGACAGTGATGAATATTACAATCAGCTTTTTGAATATGTTTCAACACCTGACCTTGACTTACATTTATTAAGTGAGAATTCACTAAATAAAAATATTGATAATCAGCATTTTCAGTCAATTCAAAAGGTGTTCAATATCGGTCAAGAACAAAAGCTTTCAATCAATCGGTTCACCGCTTTTCTTGATGGTGAGCAGCTGCTGTATAAGTCAAAGGTCCCAGCTATACATCGAAAAGTAAGGGAAGCCATGATTGGGACACTCGAACTTTTTACCCATCGTGAAAAGGACGGATTAAAAAATCATGAACTAAGAAGGGTTCTAGTCGACCTGATCAAATGGTCGATGAACCATCTAAATCCTTTATTAGAGAGTATTGACTTGCAAAAGGGAATGCCAAAATTCCTTTGGTATGGCGATATGAAGAGAAGTCAGCCTTATTTTGTCTATTATTTAATGAAGCTTGGCTGTGACTTAGTTATTTTTCATCCTGATGGCACGGATGTGTTAGCAGGATATCTCGAAGAGGAAATCTTTACACACCATTTTCCAAACAAAAAACAGGCCGAGCCTTTCCCAACTGAGAGAAGAAATCGCCAAACCACTGTCGCATACCGTGCTTCAAGGGAAATTGAGACCATTCTCAATCAGGAGGGCTCTGGGTTATATAAACCCTGGCAGTTACGGGATTACACGCCATCTTCTATTACCTTAAAAACAACCTACGACGAATTGTTTATTCTCGGAAGAGAAATGGCAATGGTTCGACCAGGTTTTGAGGTAGAGACTGGACAGGTGAAGATTCCTTCCTTGTTTGCGAAAATACAGGGTGTGAGTAAAAATCGTAAAGAGTATTGGGATCGAATTCAAAACCTTACAGAATTCGATCATAGCTTATTGATTCGCCAGCTGCCGTTTACATGGTCAAGCTCCAACGATTTTCGCTTTCATTACCGTAACGCGCTTGGCAGGGATGGATTGTTAAATCCTGAAGTCATGATGCAGGCCCATTATTGGCCGTATTCCTTTTTGCCAACTGGCTTACAAAAAGGGATTGCCAATGCGATACGGCGAATTTGTGAAAAGCCGGGATTAAAATCGTTACCAGGGGAAAGCATGGAAGAGGTAAGCATCTATTTATTTAGTCAGGCGATGTTTACACCAAAAGAGATTATCCAGTTAATGGAGAAATTTGATTATTCTCAGCATGTACCGAAGCTAATTATTTATAACAATGAGTCTCGCGGTATCCTATCAAGATCGGATGCAGCACTTATTCTTCTTTTAAACCAATTTGGAATTGATATTATCGTGTATAACCCGCCAGGTCATAACGATATTGAAAACTTTCTTCAGGATAGTCTATTTGACACTCACTGGCTTGAGGATGTCGTTTTTAATTTAGAATATAAAGAACCTTTTAAGTTGAAGAAAAAATTCTTTCAAGGAATCTTAAAAAATTTAAGGGGAGATTAA